Proteins encoded within one genomic window of Salipaludibacillus agaradhaerens:
- a CDS encoding phage tail spike protein → MSQIHITDRQTDQILDVIAAEHILTNKHYKSLKDTLETFHFETFADMPFSNYLGKLHNIIIPDEDGKYIEFIIFETNKYRSEDGNLITEVYSSASHQLLKKSKVIEPQVLSGQTPSQAVAFALYNTEWNPGVITYKGIKDFEVNEYTNPYSFLKRVAIEFNLELQFRVEVDGNKVTGRFVDLVPQVGEWQGREIEFGKDLRGVRRTEEMDGVVTALIGLGPVREDGTRLEALVEDREALERWGRNGQHLIETYEPESTNEDMTLARLTELTQNELQNRVNAVVEYQCDIADLESFPDMANKKIRCGDTIKIKDTKFSPPLYLEARVHTQERDIIDKSKKSIELGNFIEYTEAEVMDIWRSLQKQINFKIGQNQLADYTYDKAAIDDKDTAIYTDSKTYAFTKAQEAEDNAKEHADNEYAPIKNEVEENKNVWNRSGIINEDGTLNTDRLFGELTDAQIKSAGKWNAQGTYIDSEGVYTGLVVADKITSGTINADNVSITNDKVLINQDGVTIKDADFLVEDSISGIKSSIIHKDNYLKDGSFDFLRIDWSAPRTGDGVYDAIGTQSDITGWTTVGSPRVLTSYRQAYNGNAIFGVKTALLNNSNYLLQAFRKPHNINTFTFSFHYARHSQYNAGGHPRIEVEFIKDGYVVIDAKTFNFPEPATGVRRESFVINAPSDTEVIYFSLRTQNSRYVLYDGIQCTEGDTPIPFIPDSSLTYFTHGYVESEEIKVRRLDTLGVSSLNIMQANDDERAYFSFRTPDRERMGFMGFAHAANDNLTIRNDLDGEIVLDADIIRYTSPMFRIGGTVSGNQGLSRFEFWNSNFTTRWGRVGYFGSTDTILGIQNNVGSEVRIYGNFSVSGSKAAVVDTESYGTRKMYALETPDSRFVAYTEHVLEEGEHYIEIEPMFLETISPTDYFVVPHIQNAAEVVILERKEGKFRVWVQGHTAEVVFEVNGKRRGYEDVYMEESSGPSDEPEEGKEEEA, encoded by the coding sequence ATGTCACAAATACACATTACTGATAGGCAAACGGATCAAATACTGGATGTTATAGCGGCGGAGCATATTCTGACAAATAAGCATTATAAGTCACTTAAAGATACATTGGAAACATTCCACTTTGAAACATTTGCTGATATGCCGTTTTCAAATTATCTCGGTAAGCTTCATAATATTATTATTCCGGACGAGGATGGTAAATATATTGAATTCATAATCTTTGAAACTAATAAATATCGAAGTGAGGATGGCAACTTAATTACGGAAGTTTATTCATCCGCAAGCCATCAACTCCTTAAAAAATCGAAGGTTATTGAGCCACAAGTTCTGTCGGGACAAACACCTTCTCAAGCAGTTGCTTTTGCACTGTACAATACGGAATGGAACCCAGGGGTAATTACTTACAAGGGGATAAAAGACTTTGAAGTCAATGAATATACGAATCCGTATAGTTTCTTGAAGCGTGTGGCCATTGAATTTAATCTAGAACTTCAATTTCGCGTGGAGGTCGATGGCAATAAAGTTACGGGTAGATTCGTAGATTTAGTGCCGCAGGTTGGTGAATGGCAAGGCAGGGAAATCGAGTTTGGTAAGGATTTACGAGGAGTCAGAAGAACGGAAGAGATGGATGGCGTTGTCACAGCACTTATCGGTTTAGGTCCTGTTCGCGAAGATGGAACACGTCTCGAAGCACTTGTGGAAGACAGAGAAGCACTCGAACGATGGGGGCGGAATGGTCAGCATTTGATAGAAACATATGAGCCTGAATCGACAAATGAGGATATGACGCTTGCACGCCTTACAGAACTTACTCAAAATGAATTACAAAACCGTGTAAATGCAGTAGTAGAATACCAATGTGATATTGCCGACTTAGAAAGTTTCCCAGATATGGCTAACAAAAAAATTCGCTGCGGCGACACAATAAAAATAAAAGATACTAAGTTTAGTCCACCTTTGTATCTTGAAGCACGTGTCCATACACAAGAGCGTGATATCATCGATAAATCTAAAAAATCGATTGAACTCGGTAATTTTATTGAATATACAGAAGCTGAAGTGATGGACATATGGCGATCCTTACAAAAGCAAATTAACTTTAAAATTGGCCAAAATCAGTTAGCTGATTACACGTACGACAAAGCTGCAATTGATGACAAAGATACGGCGATATATACAGACAGTAAGACTTATGCATTTACAAAAGCGCAAGAGGCCGAGGACAATGCGAAAGAGCACGCAGACAATGAATATGCACCGATAAAAAATGAAGTGGAAGAAAATAAAAATGTCTGGAATCGTAGCGGTATTATTAACGAGGACGGGACCTTAAATACAGATCGCCTGTTTGGGGAGCTAACAGATGCCCAAATTAAATCTGCAGGTAAATGGAATGCCCAAGGAACTTATATAGATAGTGAAGGAGTTTACACTGGTCTTGTTGTGGCTGACAAAATTACGTCAGGTACGATTAATGCTGACAATGTGTCGATCACGAATGATAAAGTCTTGATTAATCAAGACGGGGTAACGATTAAAGACGCTGACTTTTTAGTCGAAGATAGTATATCAGGTATTAAAAGTTCCATCATACACAAGGATAATTATCTTAAAGATGGTTCTTTTGATTTTCTTCGTATTGATTGGTCAGCGCCGAGGACAGGTGATGGAGTGTATGATGCTATAGGGACTCAATCAGACATAACGGGGTGGACTACAGTAGGCTCACCCCGGGTACTTACATCTTATAGGCAAGCTTATAATGGTAACGCTATTTTCGGTGTCAAGACAGCTTTACTTAATAATTCTAACTATCTTCTACAAGCTTTCAGGAAGCCGCACAACATTAACACTTTTACCTTCTCTTTTCATTACGCAAGACATTCACAGTATAACGCAGGTGGACACCCTCGAATTGAAGTAGAATTTATAAAAGATGGTTATGTAGTTATAGACGCCAAGACTTTTAATTTTCCTGAGCCTGCTACGGGTGTGAGGCGTGAGAGCTTCGTAATTAACGCACCAAGTGACACCGAGGTTATCTACTTCTCTTTACGCACACAAAATTCTAGGTATGTGTTATATGATGGTATTCAGTGTACTGAAGGTGATACACCAATTCCTTTCATTCCTGATAGTTCTCTGACTTATTTCACACATGGATACGTGGAAAGCGAAGAAATTAAAGTACGTAGACTTGATACGTTAGGTGTCAGTAGTCTTAATATCATGCAAGCTAACGATGATGAACGTGCTTATTTCTCTTTTAGAACACCGGATAGGGAAAGAATGGGCTTTATGGGGTTTGCGCATGCAGCTAATGATAATTTAACTATACGAAATGATTTAGATGGGGAGATTGTATTAGATGCAGATATAATTAGATACACTTCACCAATGTTTAGAATTGGTGGTACTGTTTCAGGTAATCAGGGACTATCACGTTTCGAGTTCTGGAATTCTAATTTCACAACAAGATGGGGACGTGTAGGATATTTTGGTTCTACGGACACGATACTCGGCATTCAAAACAATGTAGGGTCAGAGGTGAGAATTTACGGCAATTTCTCCGTTAGTGGATCAAAGGCAGCGGTGGTTGATACAGAAAGTTACGGTACTCGGAAAATGTACGCCTTAGAAACGCCAGACAGTCGTTTTGTAGCCTATACAGAACATGTACTGGAAGAGGGCGAGCATTACATTGAAATCGAACCGATGTTTTTAGAAACAATTAGCCCAACAGATTATTTTGTTGTGCCACACATACAAAATGCAGCCGAGGTAGTTATATTAGAGCGAAAAGAAGGTAAGTTTCGGGTCTGGGTGCAAGGGCACACGGCGGAGGTAGTCTTTGAAGTCAATGGTAAACGTCGAGGGTATGAAGATGTATATATGGAAGAATCTTCGGGTCCATCTGACGAGCCTGAGGAAGGTAAGGAGGAAGAGGCATGA
- a CDS encoding distal tail protein Dit: MIENVENMIFDGTDLANAFTNEEEGTYFIINNVYGRGVQSVENTLTHVAGMDGSYPSSSRLASRRMTVDITMKGTSFNDLRKRIERLNEILFTRNIDVPIVFNDEPDRVYYGRIDEVTDTIETSHIYQAQLTIICSDPFKYGEEKKLTFSSDIVSFTNQGTAEADPIFEMEVLKPTTFAMVQNQEEQYQMIGRPVDADSTPFEAEELIMHNRMSTTSDWTVASQVDNGVVSGTMVSDGNGFVVQSFGTQGQAKWYGPALKTSLPETLQDFRMEARVENLNGRNQVGKVEVYLLDVNNNILAKIRMVDAWQAYNRNRAGSNLSNNQRTQFLHRLSEDTAEAQGELWNNFDGILRLERVGQRWKAYVAKVDEKGIHNARETRSFVDVGNEFQQQVAQIQVHIGIYDGYSPTAMSITDLKVWKINDPDDHQIPYIAYAGDVITLDHRTSEILINGEPRTDLKDFGGQYFKLTPGGNQVIVQPSDSFNTNMKYLERYR, from the coding sequence GTGATAGAAAATGTTGAAAACATGATATTTGACGGAACTGATTTAGCCAATGCATTTACCAATGAGGAAGAAGGAACGTATTTTATCATAAATAACGTATACGGCCGTGGGGTTCAAAGTGTAGAAAATACACTTACCCATGTGGCGGGAATGGACGGGTCTTACCCGTCTAGTTCTCGTTTGGCTTCACGCCGAATGACGGTAGATATAACAATGAAGGGAACGTCTTTCAACGACTTACGAAAGCGCATTGAGCGGTTGAATGAAATCTTGTTTACTCGCAATATCGATGTGCCTATCGTGTTTAATGATGAACCTGATCGCGTATATTACGGCAGAATTGATGAAGTGACGGATACGATTGAAACGTCACACATCTATCAAGCACAATTGACAATCATTTGCTCTGATCCTTTTAAATATGGTGAGGAAAAAAAGCTTACTTTTTCTTCTGATATCGTGTCGTTCACAAATCAAGGCACAGCTGAAGCTGATCCCATTTTTGAAATGGAGGTACTTAAACCTACCACGTTTGCTATGGTGCAAAATCAAGAAGAACAGTACCAAATGATTGGTCGGCCGGTGGATGCGGACAGTACGCCTTTTGAAGCAGAAGAACTGATTATGCATAACAGAATGTCCACCACGTCCGATTGGACAGTTGCAAGTCAAGTAGATAACGGTGTGGTCTCAGGTACTATGGTGAGTGACGGTAATGGTTTTGTTGTTCAGTCATTTGGAACACAAGGTCAGGCAAAATGGTATGGGCCTGCGTTAAAAACCAGCCTTCCAGAAACGCTACAAGATTTTAGAATGGAAGCTCGTGTAGAAAACCTTAATGGGAGAAATCAAGTCGGTAAAGTAGAAGTGTATTTACTTGACGTTAATAACAACATCTTAGCTAAAATAAGGATGGTTGATGCATGGCAGGCGTACAATAGGAATAGAGCGGGATCTAATCTTAGTAACAATCAAAGGACACAATTTCTGCATCGATTAAGTGAGGATACGGCCGAAGCTCAGGGGGAATTATGGAATAATTTTGATGGAATTTTACGCCTTGAGCGTGTTGGCCAGAGGTGGAAGGCTTATGTCGCAAAAGTTGATGAAAAAGGTATACACAATGCTCGAGAAACAAGGAGTTTCGTGGATGTAGGAAACGAATTTCAACAACAGGTGGCGCAAATACAAGTACACATCGGAATCTATGACGGTTATTCACCGACTGCGATGAGCATCACAGATTTGAAAGTGTGGAAGATTAATGATCCAGACGATCATCAAATTCCTTACATTGCGTATGCCGGTGATGTCATTACGTTAGATCATCGCACGTCAGAAATTTTAATAAATGGGGAGCCACGTACAGATTTGAAAGACTTCGGTGGTCAATACTTTAAACTTACCCCAGGGGGAAATCAAGTTATTGTCCAACCAAGTGATAGTTTTAACACGAATATGAAATATCTAGAGCGTTACAGATAG
- a CDS encoding phage tail protein produces the protein MDEGKIKSFAEGLKKWTDSLSEASQKIGEFSKGNEDAFKVIGDYGQKIAGLGENLSGGLSSAIKTSTEFTDNLSRVGEIIGLTGGKFNTFLGILNPLVLAIVAIGAALVYAYNEFEWFSDIVDAAWAKVEESFTTAVQAIWDIINDIFGQIMTIISPVMELIKEDFTAAGEVIIENFGEAFMFIADLISDVITFISEVIMTGLALIQEFLIEHGDTITEILMGAYEFIKEGIEFVIGFIADIVEMVLDAISQFWDEHGQTIMAFAEGAWETIKTVVSEVISAVMGVVNYVLDQISQLWDEHGETIMAIVKGTFEFIKTVIGTVIGFVSSRISDWLEAAKIIFNTVWPAISSIVGVAWEAIKVAVKNAIDIVAGIIDTVMNLIKGDWEGAWEAIKKTVEKIWSNIGDFFDSVDLVQIGKDLIRGLWEGIGSMGEWIRGKISGFMDKITGGIKSFFGIKSPSKLFRDDIGQWLPKGLAVGIEGNVNAVDKALDVMTNLVPSTVDAPVMAPMEVARPNVNGGFIQGELAVTGGSATSNTESLLSQVVDELRKQKDRIIEMDSRIVGRLVEPYVSENQGRNTRIKQSFV, from the coding sequence ATGGATGAAGGAAAAATTAAGTCTTTTGCTGAAGGACTTAAGAAGTGGACAGACAGTCTTTCTGAAGCATCCCAAAAAATTGGTGAATTTTCTAAGGGGAATGAAGACGCTTTTAAGGTGATAGGGGATTATGGTCAGAAAATTGCTGGATTAGGAGAAAATCTATCTGGTGGGCTCAGTTCAGCTATAAAAACCAGCACAGAGTTTACAGATAATCTGTCGAGAGTAGGAGAGATTATCGGCTTAACAGGTGGAAAATTCAATACATTCTTGGGTATATTGAATCCTCTAGTTTTGGCTATAGTTGCCATAGGAGCAGCTTTAGTATATGCCTACAATGAATTTGAGTGGTTTAGTGACATTGTCGATGCAGCTTGGGCAAAAGTTGAAGAGTCTTTTACGACTGCTGTTCAAGCTATATGGGATATTATTAACGATATCTTTGGGCAAATTATGACGATTATTTCCCCAGTAATGGAACTTATAAAAGAAGACTTTACAGCAGCAGGTGAGGTCATTATAGAGAACTTTGGAGAGGCATTTATGTTTATAGCCGATCTTATCTCCGACGTTATCACGTTTATTAGTGAAGTGATTATGACCGGGCTCGCTTTGATCCAAGAGTTTTTAATAGAACACGGTGATACGATTACTGAAATTCTAATGGGAGCTTATGAGTTTATTAAGGAAGGAATCGAATTTGTCATTGGCTTCATTGCAGATATTGTTGAAATGGTTTTAGATGCGATATCCCAATTTTGGGACGAACATGGTCAAACTATTATGGCGTTTGCAGAGGGAGCATGGGAGACGATAAAAACCGTCGTCTCAGAGGTGATTAGTGCGGTAATGGGCGTCGTTAATTATGTTCTGGATCAAATCAGTCAATTGTGGGACGAGCATGGAGAAACCATTATGGCGATTGTAAAAGGCACATTCGAATTTATTAAAACCGTCATTGGAACAGTTATTGGCTTTGTTAGTAGCAGAATAAGTGATTGGCTAGAAGCTGCGAAAATCATATTTAATACGGTATGGCCAGCTATTTCCTCCATTGTGGGAGTTGCATGGGAGGCCATTAAAGTAGCTGTGAAAAACGCAATTGATATCGTAGCTGGTATTATCGATACCGTCATGAATCTCATAAAAGGTGATTGGGAAGGTGCTTGGGAAGCTATTAAAAAGACAGTCGAAAAGATTTGGAGCAACATAGGAGACTTCTTTGATAGTGTTGACTTGGTACAAATTGGTAAAGATCTAATTCGTGGCTTATGGGAAGGTATTGGCTCAATGGGGGAATGGATCCGCGGTAAAATTAGTGGATTTATGGATAAAATCACTGGTGGAATAAAGTCTTTCTTCGGCATCAAATCCCCGTCTAAATTGTTCCGTGATGATATTGGTCAGTGGTTACCTAAAGGGTTAGCTGTTGGTATCGAAGGGAACGTCAATGCGGTAGATAAGGCGCTAGATGTTATGACAAATCTTGTTCCTTCAACGGTGGATGCCCCTGTCATGGCACCGATGGAGGTAGCACGTCCGAATGTCAATGGTGGGTTTATTCAAGGTGAACTTGCTGTAACGGGCGGCTCTGCCACTTCCAATACAGAGAGCTTATTAAGTCAAGTTGTTGATGAATTGCGAAAGCAGAAAGATCGCATTATTGAAATGGATTCTCGCATTGTTGGCCGCTTAGTCGAGCCGTATGTGTCAGAAAATCAAGGGCGTAATACACGTATTAAACAATCATTTGTATAA
- a CDS encoding phage tail assembly chaperone gives MLSELGEITEVERQLADSWRYLRLTPVEFYRLTPREFQIMMRMEREYLHDELERAARIALMHEQASRAKRPKLSDLYKRPTNEHNDETLADKAEAANHAQEWLAQFTFESREKNKERR, from the coding sequence ATCTTAAGTGAATTAGGAGAAATAACGGAAGTAGAACGCCAGCTAGCGGATAGTTGGCGCTATTTACGTTTAACGCCTGTTGAATTTTATCGGCTGACGCCGCGGGAATTTCAAATCATGATGCGGATGGAACGTGAGTACCTTCATGATGAGCTGGAGCGCGCGGCGCGTATTGCTCTCATGCACGAGCAAGCATCACGGGCGAAACGGCCGAAGCTATCCGACTTGTATAAGCGTCCAACAAATGAGCATAACGATGAGACGCTTGCAGATAAAGCAGAAGCAGCCAATCACGCACAAGAATGGCTCGCCCAATTCACGTTCGAATCGCGTGAAAAAAATAAAGAAAGGAGGTAG
- a CDS encoding tail assembly chaperone gives MATFEIQEKEYELKLTFDSVKYLNNVVEGGSLGLIGKAMMGDLDVFSHIVHAGLFHHGKNFSFKEVEAEIEKAIASEMLDGQDVFAICNEVVTDSFFYKKQVNKLLADNPEAFEALKKLKS, from the coding sequence ATGGCAACATTTGAAATCCAAGAAAAAGAATATGAGCTTAAGTTAACGTTTGATAGTGTGAAGTATTTAAACAATGTGGTAGAAGGGGGCTCTTTAGGTTTGATCGGGAAAGCGATGATGGGCGACCTAGACGTTTTCTCTCATATTGTCCACGCAGGTCTTTTCCACCATGGTAAGAATTTTTCCTTTAAGGAAGTAGAAGCAGAAATCGAAAAGGCAATTGCCAGTGAAATGTTAGATGGACAAGACGTGTTCGCTATCTGCAATGAGGTTGTAACGGATAGTTTTTTCTACAAAAAGCAAGTAAACAAGCTTCTAGCGGACAATCCAGAAGCCTTCGAAGCACTCAAGAAGCTGAAATCTTAA
- a CDS encoding phage major tail protein, TP901-1 family, whose translation MAMEYKGDDVLFAVAISDENGETLVRPFNQTGGSTNISAESIDLTTKDKTGSDYGSVSQEVSLEGIVTEGDPFVNHIKKALRNKEFVKIYEIDTRTKEAEHGMYMVSSFERTYSNGEFATYSLSGTLNGDVSDETLVEIPEGAPATEETP comes from the coding sequence ATGGCAATGGAATACAAAGGTGATGACGTATTATTTGCAGTGGCAATTTCAGATGAAAATGGGGAGACATTGGTCCGACCATTTAACCAAACAGGTGGATCAACAAATATTTCTGCAGAGAGTATTGATTTAACGACAAAAGATAAGACAGGCTCCGATTATGGCAGCGTGTCACAAGAAGTTTCTTTAGAAGGGATTGTTACGGAAGGTGATCCGTTTGTGAATCACATTAAAAAGGCACTTCGTAATAAGGAGTTTGTGAAAATTTACGAAATTGATACACGAACGAAAGAAGCGGAACATGGCATGTATATGGTTTCTTCTTTTGAGCGCACTTATAGTAATGGTGAGTTCGCTACGTACTCTTTAAGTGGGACGTTAAATGGAGATGTATCAGATGAAACATTGGTGGAAATCCCTGAAGGTGCTCCAGCAACTGAAGAAACACCCTAA
- a CDS encoding sigma factor-like helix-turn-helix DNA-binding protein: MSVYDKETKIRRYSTQYHSLGTLLGVRRLLRDYHILKERRYAGDYVACDVLTDLDTAISLAHLTIRQLQTLKLIYFNDLTQKSAAKQLDLRQDTISRHEKAAIQKVAAVYHYWTEIGEGY, translated from the coding sequence ATGAGTGTATATGATAAGGAAACAAAAATTCGTCGTTATTCCACACAGTACCACTCTCTTGGAACCTTATTAGGTGTACGTCGATTATTACGAGATTACCATATATTAAAAGAACGACGTTATGCCGGCGATTATGTAGCCTGTGATGTTTTGACAGATTTAGACACAGCTATATCACTTGCACATCTGACAATAAGACAACTCCAAACTTTAAAGCTCATTTATTTTAATGATTTAACACAGAAAAGTGCAGCGAAACAACTAGATCTTCGACAAGATACCATTAGCAGACATGAAAAAGCAGCAATTCAAAAGGTCGCCGCTGTTTATCACTATTGGACAGAGATCGGTGAAGGTTATTAA